In Solanum lycopersicum chromosome 5, SLM_r2.1, the following are encoded in one genomic region:
- the LOC101267990 gene encoding F-box protein At1g67340, protein MRTRRGFCYPNPKVNMCRENKIVKRRRDDFPGVGDHRKRSRLSPGVTGHHPDLFDSLPDDLVVSILCKLTSSAASPADFVNVLITCKRLNGLGCHSLVLSKASQKMLTVKAQNWSDSAQRFLKQCADAGNVEACYTLGMIRFYCLQNRGSGASLMAKAAISSHAPSLYSLAVIQFNGSGGSKNDKDLRAGVALCARAAFLGHIDALRELGHCLQDGYGVKQNIAEGRRFLVQANARELAAVLSMTPSALTAGGWLTWNPLPHHRHGAGSGCPLLSDFGCNVPAPEAHPANQFLTEWFASKGGVPGSGLRLCSHAGCGRPESRRHEFRRCSVCGTVNYCSRACQALDWKMRHKAECTPVERWIDEDGENDGNGNGEMGEEGQNMGES, encoded by the exons ATGAGAACGAGAAGAGGGTTTTGTTATCCAAATCCAAAAGTAAACATGTGTAGAGAAAACAAAATTGTTAAGAGGAGAAGAGATGATTTTCCCGGTGTCGGAGACCATCGGAAAAGATCCAGACTTTCGCCGGGGGTTACTGGTCATCATCCTGATCTTTTTGATTCTTTGCCGGATGATCTCGTTGTATCTATTCTCTGCAAACTCACTTCTTCTGCTGCATCGCCGGCTGATTTCGTTAACGTTTTGATTAC ATGCAAAAGACTAAATGGGTTAGGTTGTCATTCGCTTGTATTATCAAAAGCTTCCCAGAAAATGTTAACAGTGAAAGCACAAAACTGGTCGGATTCTGCTCAACGTTTTCTGAAACAATGCGCCGACGCCGGAAATGTTGAAGCTTGTTATACCCTTGGAATG ATTCGATTCTACTGTTTACAAAATCGAGGGAGCGGCGCGTCCTTGATGGCGAAGGCGGCGATTAGCTCTCACGCGCCGTCGCTTTATTCTCTGGCTGTTATACAGTTCAACGGCAGCGGTGGCTCGAAGAACGACAAGGACCTCCGCGCCGGAGTTGCCCTTTGTGCACGCGCCGCCTTCTTAGGCCACATCGATGCTTTGAGAGAGCTTGGTCACTGTCTACAAGATGGGTACGGCGTGAAGCAAAACATCGCCGAAGGTCGGCGATTCCTCGTCCAAGCTAACGCGCGTGAGCTCGCCGCTGTTTTGTCGATGACGCCTTCGGCTCTGACCGCCGGCGGGTGGCTGACGTGGAACCCACTGCCTCATCACCGACACGGAGCAGGTAGCGGGTGTCCGTTACTGAGTGATTTTGGGTGTAATGTTCCTGCCCCGGAAGCCCACCCGGCTAATCAGTTTTTAACGGAATGGTTTGCTTCTAAAGGGGGAGTTCCGGGTTCGGGGCTCCGGCTTTGTTCACATGCTGGCTGTGGAAGACCCGAAAGTAGGAGGCATGAATTCCGTCGGTGCTCCGTTTGTGGTACAGTTAACTATTGCTCACGCGCTTGTCAGGCGCTTGATTGGAAGATGCGTCATAAAGCAGAGTGTACACCTGTAGAGAGATGGATTGACGAAGACGGTGAAAATGACGGTAACGGTAACGGAGAAATGGGCGAGGAGGGTCAAAACATGGGGGAGAGTTAA